From the genome of Sulfurovum sp. NBC37-1, one region includes:
- the pyk gene encoding pyruvate kinase, which translates to MKKRTKIIATIGPATDSYEKIKALMCAGVNLFRLNFSHGTHEYHSEVLGRIRKAIEETGLITGILQDISGPKIRVGMLEEDFILKSGDILEFVKEEIVGYKVKEGVYRLCINEPDILDQLEVGESIYMYDGIIRAVVKEKSADMVKVEIENNGMLSSRKGVNFPNTHLGINVLTEKDKKDILWGIKHEVDFMAISFVQHQKDMTAAREVITSNGGSVQLLAKIEKFDAIENIDAILEASDGIMVARGDLGIEIPYYDVPLIQKMLIKRANNMSKPVIVATQMLLSMTTKVTASRAEISDVANAVLDGADAVMLSEESAIGHYPIRAVETMVQTIQSAERYYPFQKFSQFDMHDRGDKIDEAAVRLSGSLNCAGIIAMTSSGGTAKKAARYRPSQPIYAVTHDKRTAQSLTLVWGVVPAFFVAKSDLRSMIVEVMVQGLKRGILDLDDTYILITGDPVGVPGSTNLIRVVTRYEMEFFSSLRKEKEWID; encoded by the coding sequence ATGAAAAAAAGAACCAAGATTATAGCAACCATCGGGCCGGCGACGGATTCCTACGAGAAGATCAAAGCACTCATGTGTGCCGGGGTCAACCTTTTCCGGCTGAATTTCTCGCACGGTACGCACGAATACCATAGCGAAGTGCTTGGCCGGATCAGGAAGGCGATAGAAGAGACAGGGCTGATCACGGGTATTCTGCAGGATATCAGCGGCCCGAAGATCAGGGTAGGGATGCTGGAGGAGGACTTCATCCTCAAAAGCGGCGACATACTCGAATTCGTCAAAGAGGAGATCGTGGGATACAAAGTCAAAGAGGGGGTCTACCGTCTTTGCATCAACGAACCCGATATTCTTGACCAGCTGGAGGTGGGGGAATCCATCTATATGTATGACGGGATCATCCGTGCAGTAGTCAAAGAGAAAAGTGCGGACATGGTAAAGGTCGAGATAGAGAATAACGGAATGCTCTCTTCGAGAAAGGGAGTCAATTTTCCCAATACCCATCTGGGTATCAATGTACTTACGGAGAAAGACAAAAAAGATATCCTCTGGGGGATAAAACATGAAGTGGATTTCATGGCGATCTCTTTTGTCCAGCATCAAAAAGACATGACCGCGGCCAGAGAGGTGATCACTTCCAACGGCGGAAGCGTGCAGCTTCTGGCGAAGATAGAAAAGTTCGACGCCATCGAGAATATTGATGCCATTCTTGAAGCGAGTGACGGCATCATGGTTGCCAGAGGGGACCTTGGGATCGAAATTCCCTATTATGATGTGCCTTTGATCCAGAAAATGCTCATCAAACGGGCGAACAATATGAGCAAACCGGTGATCGTGGCGACACAGATGCTACTCTCCATGACCACCAAGGTGACTGCGTCCCGTGCCGAGATCAGCGATGTGGCCAATGCGGTGCTTGACGGGGCGGATGCCGTTATGCTCTCTGAAGAGAGTGCGATCGGGCATTACCCGATACGGGCTGTGGAGACCATGGTGCAGACCATTCAATCGGCAGAACGATATTATCCCTTTCAGAAATTTTCGCAGTTCGATATGCATGACAGAGGAGACAAGATAGATGAGGCTGCAGTACGGCTTTCCGGGAGTCTGAACTGTGCCGGGATCATCGCGATGACCTCCTCGGGAGGTACAGCCAAAAAAGCGGCACGCTACCGGCCGAGCCAGCCGATCTATGCCGTCACGCATGACAAACGGACAGCACAGTCCTTGACCCTTGTGTGGGGTGTAGTACCGGCATTCTTTGTAGCTAAAAGTGATCTGCGCAGCATGATAGTCGAAGTGATGGTGCAGGGATTGAAAAGAGGCATACTGGATCTGGACGATACCTATATACTCATTACCGGTGACCCTGTGGGCGTACCGGGATCGACAAACCTCATACGTGTAGTGACCCGCTACGAGATGGAATTCTTCTCTTCCCTCCGAAAAGAGAAAGAATGGATAGATTAG
- a CDS encoding FAD-dependent oxidoreductase, with protein sequence MNNNHYEVLIVGAGISGAALAYELARYTDVKSIAVLEKYEKVAPLNSQGKANSQTIHFGDIETNYTVSKASITKKTAKMVEKYCLQHKLENEVIFSHQKMALGVGDREVEFMLERYEEFKDLFPNLQVWDKEHLKTIEPKLVFDENGKERSETIVGIGSQGEWTTVDYGKMTQNLIDNAKKEPDTEVDLFLNTQVKNITKLPDGGYEVETGNETFTADSVVVNAGAHSLFLAHKMGYGLDFATLPMAGSFYMTNQKMLSGKVYMVQNPKLPFAALHGDPDILEHGLTRFGPTALVLPKLERFKPGTYMDFWKTLNFDTNIVTIFYDLLKDSDIRDYIFRNFLFEVPYFNKKLFVKDARKIVPSLSVDDIHYAEGFGGVRPQVLNKKERKLMLGEASINTGEGIIFNMTPSPGATSCLGNAKRDVINLCNFLGKTFNKEMFEHELVEENLTQSQIDQKLQAEYVSQIRAEIHEHEEKYFQNLNDGHELPSYWDKPYSPWRNRRDHWSF encoded by the coding sequence ATGAACAACAATCACTATGAAGTCCTTATTGTAGGTGCCGGTATCTCCGGTGCCGCGCTGGCTTACGAACTGGCACGATACACCGATGTAAAAAGCATTGCCGTGCTGGAAAAATACGAAAAAGTAGCCCCACTCAATTCACAGGGAAAAGCGAATTCGCAGACCATACACTTCGGGGATATCGAGACGAACTATACCGTCTCCAAAGCATCCATTACCAAGAAGACTGCCAAAATGGTCGAGAAGTACTGTCTGCAGCACAAACTGGAGAATGAAGTGATTTTCTCCCATCAGAAGATGGCCCTAGGTGTGGGGGACAGGGAAGTGGAATTCATGCTGGAGCGTTACGAGGAGTTCAAGGATCTCTTTCCTAACCTGCAGGTCTGGGACAAAGAACATCTCAAGACCATCGAGCCCAAACTTGTCTTTGACGAGAATGGCAAAGAGCGATCAGAGACCATCGTAGGCATCGGGTCCCAGGGAGAATGGACCACGGTTGATTATGGGAAAATGACACAGAATCTCATTGACAATGCGAAGAAGGAACCGGATACCGAGGTGGACCTTTTTCTCAACACACAGGTAAAAAACATCACCAAACTGCCAGACGGCGGCTATGAAGTGGAGACCGGAAACGAGACCTTCACGGCTGATTCCGTCGTGGTCAATGCCGGTGCGCACTCGCTTTTCCTCGCACATAAAATGGGCTACGGCCTGGATTTCGCCACGCTCCCCATGGCAGGAAGCTTCTACATGACCAACCAGAAGATGCTCAGCGGGAAGGTCTACATGGTGCAGAACCCCAAACTTCCCTTTGCCGCGCTACACGGTGACCCGGATATCCTTGAACACGGCCTGACACGCTTCGGCCCCACCGCGCTTGTACTTCCCAAGCTGGAACGTTTCAAGCCGGGGACATACATGGACTTCTGGAAAACACTGAACTTCGATACCAACATCGTGACCATCTTCTATGACCTGCTCAAAGACAGCGATATCAGGGACTACATCTTCAGGAATTTTCTTTTTGAAGTACCCTACTTCAACAAGAAACTCTTTGTCAAGGATGCCAGAAAGATCGTTCCTTCCCTGAGTGTGGACGACATCCATTATGCCGAAGGTTTCGGCGGGGTCCGTCCACAAGTACTCAACAAAAAAGAGCGCAAACTGATGCTGGGAGAAGCTTCCATCAATACCGGCGAAGGGATCATCTTCAACATGACACCTTCTCCGGGAGCTACCAGCTGCCTGGGCAATGCCAAAAGGGATGTCATCAACCTCTGCAATTTCCTGGGGAAGACATTCAACAAAGAGATGTTCGAGCACGAACTGGTTGAAGAAAACCTGACCCAAAGCCAGATAGACCAGAAGCTCCAGGCCGAGTATGTCTCCCAGATCCGTGCAGAAATACACGAACACGAAGAGAAATACTTCCAGAACCTCAACGACGGACACGAACTTCCGAGTTACTGGGACAAGCCCTACTCCCCATGGAGAAACAGAAGGGATCACTGGTCATTTTAA
- a CDS encoding DUF1566 domain-containing protein, with the protein MRILFLMFIAGSLSLASDVFVDSKTGLMWQDNSDAKYIQKDWNGAMLYCRQLRLAGHNDWRLPSIKELKHILSTEPRDGGMKKGFNYMGGSGYYWSSSENESNEEFAWMMNFKRGYEYSNYKSYERHIRCVRDIQ; encoded by the coding sequence ATGAGAATACTCTTTTTGATGTTTATAGCCGGTAGCCTGTCTTTGGCATCCGATGTCTTTGTTGATAGTAAAACGGGGCTTATGTGGCAAGACAACAGTGACGCGAAATATATACAAAAAGATTGGAATGGGGCCATGTTATATTGCCGCCAGTTACGATTGGCCGGGCACAATGACTGGAGGCTTCCAAGCATTAAAGAACTCAAACATATACTCAGTACAGAACCACGCGACGGAGGTATGAAAAAAGGCTTTAACTATATGGGTGGCTCCGGATACTACTGGTCCTCTTCCGAAAATGAATCAAATGAAGAGTTCGCCTGGATGATGAATTTTAAACGGGGCTACGAATATAGTAATTACAAGAGCTATGAACGCCATATCCGCTGTGTACGAGACATACAATGA
- the htpX gene encoding zinc metalloprotease HtpX yields MEQFKTYALMTGLTLLFIWFGGMIAGQTGMVIAFLVAAGMNFYAYYYSDQQVLSHYHAEPVDRAHASGLYQIVEKLTRRAGLPMPALYIIPEQQPNAFATGRNYEHAAVAVTEGLLDLMTDEEIEAVIAHELSHIKHYDMLIGTVAATIAGAIAMLANFGMFFGSGDRDRPNIFVMLALMFIMPMAASIIQMTVSRNREFMADEGSARMTGHPEWLQSALTKLDNYARSITLPEADPQTAHMFIINPFSGKDVSLKQLFSTHPSTEARIERLEALK; encoded by the coding sequence ATGGAACAATTCAAAACCTATGCCCTGATGACCGGGCTTACCCTGCTTTTTATCTGGTTTGGCGGGATGATCGCCGGGCAGACGGGGATGGTCATCGCCTTTCTTGTAGCCGCGGGAATGAATTTCTATGCCTATTATTACAGCGATCAGCAGGTGCTGAGCCACTACCATGCCGAGCCAGTGGACAGAGCGCATGCCAGCGGACTTTACCAGATCGTTGAAAAACTGACACGAAGAGCTGGTCTGCCGATGCCCGCACTCTACATCATTCCCGAGCAGCAGCCCAATGCCTTTGCTACAGGAAGGAACTATGAACATGCTGCCGTGGCCGTGACCGAAGGCCTGCTGGACCTGATGACCGATGAAGAAATAGAAGCGGTCATCGCCCATGAACTCAGCCATATCAAGCACTACGATATGCTCATAGGAACCGTGGCCGCGACCATAGCCGGAGCTATTGCCATGCTGGCGAACTTCGGTATGTTCTTCGGCAGTGGTGACAGAGACAGACCGAACATCTTTGTCATGCTGGCACTCATGTTCATCATGCCGATGGCTGCATCCATCATTCAGATGACGGTGAGCCGTAACCGTGAATTCATGGCGGATGAAGGTTCCGCCAGAATGACGGGACACCCTGAATGGCTGCAGAGCGCTCTGACCAAGCTGGACAACTATGCAAGAAGCATCACTCTGCCAGAAGCCGATCCACAGACAGCGCATATGTTCATTATCAATCCTTTTAGCGGTAAAGATGTATCACTCAAACAGCTTTTCTCCACTCACCCGAGTACCGAAGCGAGAATAGAAAGACTCGAAGCACTCAAGTAA
- a CDS encoding IS5-like element ISSlsp2 family transposase, with the protein MIQEKQERVTLFDHCKQLSDIIDENHPLVKLANSIDWKSIEEDLSKAYPSTTGHPNKPIRLMVGLHYLRYMFDLSDESIVWAYIENPYYQYFCGEKVFQHTFPIDRSSMSKFRERLKKKKLYKLLQETIKSGFQTKVIKPKSIEYAVIDSTVQEKNIAYPTDAKLYYKGIVLLAKLARRLNIRLRQSYIRAGKKLLIKYSRYNHAKQFRRKAATLKKLKIRLGRVLREIVRKSEEDGISLDLDARILLEQCQKLFDQKRNSKNKLYSFHEPHTACISKGKAHKRYEFGNKSTFITTTRECFIIHADAHEGNPYDGHTLKEALDKTNESVSDLFNKSIDYLFTDKGYRGHGYQGDTTVLIETSANKKRHKKLKRRSSIETVFSHTKQDHRMGRNFLIGEHGNLVNTIMAACGYNLRKIYNKFRKAFVKMLSVLFFMLFREQYRVQLVPNRA; encoded by the coding sequence ATGATTCAGGAAAAACAAGAGAGAGTCACCTTGTTTGATCACTGCAAACAGCTGAGTGACATCATCGATGAAAATCATCCGCTTGTTAAATTGGCAAACTCTATCGATTGGAAAAGTATCGAAGAAGATCTCAGTAAAGCCTATCCTTCCACTACAGGCCATCCCAATAAACCTATCCGCCTGATGGTAGGGTTGCATTATCTGCGCTACATGTTTGATCTGAGTGATGAAAGTATCGTCTGGGCCTATATCGAGAATCCCTACTATCAGTACTTCTGCGGAGAGAAAGTGTTTCAACACACTTTTCCTATAGACAGAAGCTCTATGAGCAAATTTCGAGAGAGGCTCAAAAAGAAAAAACTCTACAAACTGCTGCAAGAGACCATCAAAAGCGGTTTTCAAACAAAAGTAATCAAACCCAAAAGTATAGAGTACGCCGTGATTGACTCTACGGTACAGGAGAAAAACATTGCCTACCCCACAGATGCCAAACTCTATTACAAAGGCATTGTTCTTCTTGCCAAACTGGCCAGGCGTCTGAATATCAGACTCCGACAAAGCTATATCAGAGCAGGAAAGAAACTCCTGATCAAATACTCCCGCTACAACCATGCCAAACAGTTCAGACGCAAAGCTGCCACACTCAAGAAACTCAAAATAAGACTGGGAAGGGTCTTGAGAGAAATAGTACGAAAATCCGAAGAGGATGGGATCAGCCTGGACCTGGATGCCAGAATCCTTCTTGAACAGTGCCAAAAGCTCTTTGATCAAAAACGCAACTCCAAAAACAAACTCTACAGTTTTCATGAACCTCATACAGCCTGCATCTCAAAAGGCAAAGCACACAAGCGTTATGAGTTTGGCAACAAGTCCACTTTCATCACTACCACCAGGGAGTGTTTCATTATTCACGCTGATGCGCATGAAGGCAATCCCTATGACGGACATACGCTGAAAGAGGCACTCGATAAAACAAATGAGAGTGTATCCGATCTATTCAATAAAAGTATTGATTACCTCTTTACCGATAAGGGGTACAGGGGTCACGGTTATCAAGGTGATACAACTGTACTGATCGAGACATCTGCAAACAAAAAAAGACACAAGAAGCTCAAACGGAGATCCTCCATAGAAACGGTATTCTCCCATACCAAACAGGATCACCGGATGGGAAGAAATTTCCTCATAGGAGAACATGGCAATCTGGTCAATACGATTATGGCAGCCTGTGGATACAATCTAAGGAAAATCTACAACAAGTTCAGGAAGGCATTCGTGAAAATGCTTTCTGTCTTGTTTTTTATGCTCTTTAGGGAGCAATACAGGGTTCAGTTGGTTCCAAACAGGGCTTAA
- a CDS encoding M15 family metallopeptidase, whose product MKHIVLVVGLFFGSSATADYRARISKITPQIKERMIKGNSWRQGCPVSLNDLRYLRMTYRDFSGKDRQGEMVVNRTVATEVTRIFRELYEADYPIRKMKLVSDYKGSDWQSIEADNTSAFNCRKATGSKNWSRHSYGKAIDLNSIENPYISHSGRIAHKESLQYRKRVHKKSTPADRAVLLRNDRAVKIFKKYGWKWGGDWSGVKDYQHFSK is encoded by the coding sequence ATGAAACATATTGTACTTGTTGTTGGACTTTTTTTTGGCAGTTCTGCCACTGCCGATTATCGGGCCCGTATCTCGAAGATCACCCCGCAGATCAAAGAACGGATGATTAAAGGAAACTCCTGGCGACAAGGTTGTCCCGTGTCCCTGAATGATCTTCGGTATCTTCGGATGACCTATCGGGATTTCAGCGGCAAAGACAGGCAGGGGGAGATGGTTGTAAACAGAACGGTCGCTACCGAAGTGACGCGGATATTCAGAGAACTGTATGAAGCGGACTACCCCATAAGAAAGATGAAGCTGGTGAGCGACTACAAAGGAAGTGATTGGCAGTCCATTGAAGCGGACAATACTTCAGCCTTCAACTGCCGTAAAGCGACAGGTTCCAAAAACTGGTCCAGACATTCCTACGGCAAGGCGATCGATCTCAACTCCATAGAGAACCCGTATATCTCGCACTCGGGGCGCATTGCACATAAAGAATCACTTCAGTACAGAAAACGTGTCCACAAAAAGAGTACTCCGGCTGACAGAGCTGTATTACTTAGAAATGACAGGGCTGTGAAGATCTTTAAAAAGTATGGCTGGAAGTGGGGCGGCGACTGGTCCGGAGTGAAAGATTACCAGCACTTTTCAAAATAA